A window of Raineyella sp. W15-4 contains these coding sequences:
- a CDS encoding energy-coupling factor ABC transporter ATP-binding protein, giving the protein MTSTPHSTDIPADPIIDVRGAAFHYEDGTEALSRIDLAVRPGEFLALIGTNGSGKTTLSKCLNGILKVTSGTVTVDGRRIDRDTRTSELIASIGYVFQNPDHQLFNARIQDEIAYAPRNLGLDADEVDRRVREAARTAGIGEHLFDEHPFFQPKGMRQRVAIASILSLRPKIIVVDEPTTGQDYRQSMEVMHFLKDLNEQHGHTIIVITHDMDIVAEFAHRVVAMTAGRIIIDGPTRDVMSRPEDIARADLMPPVITQLAQSLGDLGVPGDVLDEDELVAAWASLTRRELSA; this is encoded by the coding sequence ATGACCTCCACCCCCCACTCCACCGACATCCCCGCGGACCCGATCATCGACGTCCGGGGCGCCGCCTTCCACTACGAGGACGGGACGGAGGCGCTCAGCCGGATCGATCTGGCCGTACGCCCGGGCGAGTTCCTCGCCCTGATCGGTACCAACGGCAGTGGCAAGACGACCCTCTCCAAGTGCCTCAACGGCATTCTCAAGGTGACCTCCGGCACCGTCACGGTGGACGGCCGCCGGATCGACCGGGACACCCGTACGTCCGAGCTGATCGCCAGCATCGGCTACGTCTTCCAGAACCCGGACCACCAGCTCTTCAACGCCCGGATCCAGGACGAGATCGCGTACGCCCCTCGCAACCTAGGCCTCGATGCCGACGAGGTCGACCGGCGGGTGCGGGAAGCCGCCAGGACCGCCGGAATCGGCGAGCACCTCTTCGACGAACACCCGTTCTTCCAGCCCAAGGGCATGCGCCAGCGGGTCGCGATCGCCTCGATCCTGTCCTTGCGGCCGAAGATCATCGTCGTCGACGAGCCGACCACCGGTCAGGACTACCGCCAGTCCATGGAAGTCATGCACTTCCTCAAGGACCTCAACGAGCAGCACGGCCACACCATCATCGTGATCACCCACGACATGGACATCGTGGCCGAGTTCGCCCATCGGGTCGTCGCCATGACGGCCGGCCGGATCATCATCGACGGGCCGACCCGCGATGTGATGAGTCGACCCGAGGACATCGCCCGGGCCGACCTGATGCCGCCGGTGATCACCCAGCTCGCCCAGTCGCTGGGCGACCTCGGCGTGCCCGGTGACGTCCTGGACGAGGACGAGCTGGTGGCAGCCTGGGCGAGCCTGACCCGGCGGGAGCTGTCCGCATGA
- a CDS encoding aspartate/glutamate racemase family protein, with product MRIKVIVPFPLGEDEVRLRASQLRPTLLGAGVEVDYQPVRASGELADSPYDNLLIDMYIVQAGLRSEQEGYDAVCIDTASDSGVAALRSRLDIPVVGPGHAAASVACLLGRKFSVISTFDRWADNCRRSLVGHELGHKVASYRALDVGAPDVGRLLTDKPEVIAALGDLAESAISEDGADVIVLASTTMHQAAAALAERLPVPVIDPGPWSVRLAADMVLLGASQSKRAYPAPARPRDDLFRALPGVPGFEPPVVTIPSH from the coding sequence ATGAGGATCAAGGTGATCGTGCCTTTCCCCTTGGGAGAGGACGAGGTCCGGTTGCGGGCCTCGCAGCTGCGCCCGACACTGCTGGGGGCAGGCGTCGAGGTCGACTATCAGCCGGTACGGGCCAGTGGTGAGCTGGCTGACAGCCCGTACGACAACCTGCTGATCGACATGTACATCGTGCAGGCAGGGCTGCGATCGGAGCAGGAGGGCTACGACGCCGTGTGCATCGACACCGCGTCGGATTCGGGGGTGGCGGCGTTGCGCTCCAGGCTCGACATCCCCGTGGTCGGGCCGGGTCACGCGGCGGCCTCCGTCGCCTGCCTGTTGGGGCGGAAGTTCTCCGTCATCAGTACGTTCGACCGATGGGCGGACAACTGTCGTCGGTCCTTGGTAGGGCACGAACTCGGTCACAAGGTGGCGTCCTACCGGGCCCTGGACGTCGGCGCGCCGGACGTCGGCCGCCTGCTCACCGACAAACCGGAGGTGATCGCGGCGCTGGGGGACCTTGCCGAGTCGGCGATCAGCGAGGATGGTGCTGACGTGATCGTGCTGGCCAGCACCACCATGCACCAGGCTGCCGCCGCCCTGGCGGAGAGGCTGCCGGTGCCGGTGATCGACCCGGGTCCGTGGTCGGTGCGGTTGGCGGCAGACATGGTCCTGTTGGGGGCCAGCCAGAGCAAGCGTGCGTATCCCGCACCGGCGCGGCCACGCGATGACCTGTTCCGAGCACTGCCGGGGGTACCGGGCTTCGAACCGCCGGTGGTGACCATTCCGAGCCATTGA
- the hydA gene encoding dihydropyrimidinase yields MSDTILFTGGRVADESGARPADVLVRDGIVVAVGDLTVGDLDCRVVDCTGRILLPGGVDVHTHLESGSFTQKTSDDFFTGTRAAAVGGTTTIVDYASQLPGLTISESVARHAASAAEKAVIDYGLHACVSRLYNGFDAELSTLAADGITSLKTYLAYRGTLMINDGELYRVLSRAGTTGMQVCVHAENGDVIDVLAADLVSRGVRGPEGHLLSRPPSTEAEAVARAIRISRMAEAPLYFVHMSTQESVDLIGEARISGWPIGGETCTHYLSLGPEAYYRPDFEGAKVVLTPPLREESHRHALWRGLSSGVLGIVSSDHCPYCFATQKTDGRDDFRDIPNGGPGIEHRMIVTYSEGVHSGRIDLGKYVSVTAAEPARRFGMFPRKGIIAPGADADIAVLDPDGSTHISAAGQAQNIDYTLWEGVTAHGRLTQVWSRGELVVEDGRPTAAGDRPGRGRFLLRKAVG; encoded by the coding sequence ATGAGTGACACCATCCTGTTCACCGGTGGCCGGGTGGCCGACGAGTCGGGCGCCCGGCCCGCCGATGTGCTGGTCCGCGACGGCATCGTCGTCGCGGTCGGCGACCTGACCGTCGGGGACCTCGACTGCCGGGTGGTGGACTGCACCGGACGGATCCTGCTGCCCGGCGGCGTCGACGTGCACACCCACCTGGAGTCCGGGTCGTTCACCCAGAAGACCTCCGACGACTTCTTCACCGGCACCCGCGCCGCCGCGGTCGGTGGCACCACCACGATCGTCGACTACGCCAGCCAGTTGCCCGGCCTGACCATCTCCGAGTCGGTCGCCCGCCATGCCGCCTCGGCGGCCGAGAAGGCGGTGATCGACTACGGGCTGCACGCCTGCGTCAGCCGGCTCTACAACGGCTTCGACGCGGAGCTGTCCACTCTCGCCGCCGACGGCATTACCAGCCTCAAGACGTACCTGGCCTACCGGGGCACGCTGATGATCAACGACGGCGAGCTCTACCGGGTGTTGTCGCGTGCCGGCACCACCGGGATGCAGGTGTGCGTGCACGCCGAGAACGGTGACGTGATCGACGTGCTGGCCGCAGATCTGGTCAGCCGAGGCGTTCGCGGGCCCGAGGGACACCTGCTGTCCCGGCCCCCGTCGACCGAGGCCGAGGCCGTCGCCCGGGCGATCCGGATCTCCCGGATGGCCGAGGCGCCGCTCTACTTCGTGCACATGTCCACCCAGGAGTCGGTCGACCTGATCGGCGAGGCGCGGATCTCCGGCTGGCCGATCGGTGGTGAGACCTGCACCCACTACCTCTCGCTCGGCCCGGAGGCCTACTATCGGCCCGACTTCGAAGGGGCCAAGGTCGTCCTCACCCCGCCGCTGCGCGAGGAGTCCCACCGCCACGCCCTGTGGCGCGGCCTGTCGTCGGGCGTGCTCGGCATCGTCAGCTCCGACCACTGCCCGTACTGCTTCGCCACCCAGAAGACCGACGGACGGGACGACTTCCGCGACATCCCCAACGGCGGCCCGGGGATCGAGCACCGGATGATCGTCACCTACTCGGAGGGGGTGCACAGCGGCCGGATCGACCTCGGTAAGTACGTGTCGGTCACCGCCGCCGAGCCCGCCCGCCGGTTCGGCATGTTCCCCCGCAAGGGCATCATCGCGCCCGGCGCGGACGCCGACATCGCCGTCCTCGACCCCGACGGCAGCACGCATATCTCGGCCGCCGGCCAGGCGCAGAACATCGACTACACGCTGTGGGAGGGGGTCACCGCTCACGGCCGTCTCACCCAGGTCTGGTCCCGCGGGGAACTGGTCGTCGAGGACGGTCGCCCGACCGCCGCCGGCGACCGCCCGGGACGGGGCCGCTTCCTCCTCCGAAAGGCAGTCGGATGA
- a CDS encoding CpaF family protein → MGRRAIIDVVDRAPDGPYAAPRRAGTRAPGSVPDRGSGTRPGGPTAVDWGVVVTLRRQAAAEISDRVQHHYDQYGRTMPDADRQLMGRAAIRQVVRAHAEQLQASGTALWDLDDEEAYVRAVSSAVFGYGRLQPLFEIPTAENVELHGCDSVVIQYGDGHRAEHPPVADSDEELVEAIRFLGEQARPSRPFDDAHPSMTLALGDRFRLHAIGFGLSFRPSITIRQHLLTDVTLPDLVAGGMLPEELARHLHAAVMGRRSIVISGDQGAGKTTLLRALIAAIPANERFGTLETDYELLTHLLPHRRNMIALQARIGQGEVVGGRRVGEVTVADLVPEALRQNLSRIIVGEVRGAEAGAMFEAMQSGAGTMSTTHSHSAASTMDRLAARVAQGGVLTVDEAYRQIAHNIDLFVHVRLIDDTWRGGTRQRLVSEVRQVTGALESGRPVTHLLYNALPSALTPPVFDPEPTLSAELERYRSAWPGVR, encoded by the coding sequence ATGGGCCGGCGCGCCATCATCGACGTGGTCGACCGAGCGCCCGACGGACCGTACGCCGCCCCTCGTCGGGCCGGCACGCGCGCCCCCGGATCCGTCCCCGATCGTGGCTCCGGCACACGGCCGGGTGGTCCCACTGCGGTCGACTGGGGTGTGGTGGTGACGCTGCGTCGGCAGGCCGCCGCCGAGATCAGCGACCGGGTGCAACACCACTACGACCAGTACGGTCGGACGATGCCCGATGCCGACCGGCAGCTGATGGGACGCGCCGCGATCCGGCAGGTGGTCCGCGCCCACGCCGAGCAGCTCCAGGCCTCGGGCACCGCGCTGTGGGATCTCGACGACGAGGAGGCGTACGTCCGGGCGGTGTCCAGCGCCGTCTTCGGTTACGGCCGGCTGCAACCGTTGTTCGAGATCCCGACGGCGGAGAACGTCGAACTGCACGGCTGCGACTCCGTCGTCATCCAGTACGGCGACGGCCACCGGGCGGAGCACCCGCCCGTCGCCGACTCCGATGAGGAGCTCGTCGAGGCGATCCGGTTCCTCGGCGAGCAGGCCCGCCCCAGCCGCCCGTTCGACGACGCCCACCCGAGCATGACCCTGGCGCTCGGCGACCGCTTCCGGCTCCACGCGATCGGCTTCGGGCTCTCCTTCCGGCCCTCGATCACCATCCGCCAACACCTGCTCACCGACGTCACGCTGCCCGACCTGGTGGCCGGCGGCATGCTGCCGGAGGAACTGGCCCGCCACCTGCACGCCGCGGTGATGGGTCGGCGCTCGATCGTCATCTCCGGTGACCAGGGCGCGGGCAAGACCACCCTGCTGCGGGCCCTGATCGCGGCGATCCCGGCCAACGAGCGCTTCGGCACCCTGGAGACCGACTACGAACTGCTCACCCACCTGCTGCCGCACCGGCGCAACATGATTGCCCTGCAGGCCCGGATCGGTCAGGGGGAGGTGGTCGGCGGCCGCCGGGTCGGCGAGGTGACCGTTGCCGACCTGGTGCCCGAGGCGCTCCGGCAGAACCTGTCCCGGATCATCGTCGGTGAGGTGCGTGGCGCCGAGGCGGGGGCGATGTTCGAGGCGATGCAGTCCGGAGCCGGAACGATGTCGACGACCCACTCCCACTCCGCGGCCTCGACGATGGACCGGCTCGCCGCTCGGGTGGCGCAGGGCGGAGTTCTCACCGTCGACGAGGCCTACCGGCAGATCGCGCACAACATCGACCTGTTCGTCCACGTCCGGCTGATCGACGACACCTGGCGCGGCGGGACCCGGCAGCGCCTGGTCAGCGAGGTACGCCAGGTGACCGGTGCCCTGGAGAGCGGACGGCCGGTGACCCACCTGCTCTACAACGCCCTGCCGAGCGCCCTGACACCTCCGGTCTTCGACCCCGAGCCGACCCTCAGCGCCGAACTCGAGCGCTACCGCTCCGCCTGGCCGGGTGTCCGATGA
- a CDS encoding aspartate/glutamate racemase family protein — MIRILVINPNSSVEMTSSILRSAAVARLPGTELAVVRTPDAPAAIDTREDEDRAVTAMLRLPDLVGPADAVVIACFGDPGVSEVADRTGLPVIGMARAAMVHATRAHGSFGILAASHDAVGIMTDMVERYAMGDTCAGVQAIGVGVAELDRDLPGHWDGIVSAARRLVATGADSICLGCSALGPVADVLSAELGVPVLDAVPIAVLAARAEVVTRAGSEV, encoded by the coding sequence ATGATCCGGATTCTTGTGATCAACCCCAACTCCAGCGTCGAGATGACGTCCAGCATCCTTCGGTCAGCCGCTGTGGCGCGGCTCCCGGGGACCGAGCTCGCTGTCGTACGGACCCCCGACGCTCCCGCCGCGATCGACACCCGGGAGGACGAGGACCGTGCGGTGACCGCCATGCTTCGGTTGCCGGATCTTGTCGGTCCGGCTGACGCCGTGGTGATCGCCTGCTTCGGTGATCCCGGGGTGTCCGAGGTCGCGGACCGCACCGGGCTCCCGGTGATCGGGATGGCGCGTGCGGCGATGGTCCACGCGACCCGCGCCCACGGCTCGTTCGGGATCCTCGCGGCCTCGCACGACGCGGTGGGGATCATGACCGACATGGTCGAGCGCTACGCCATGGGTGACACCTGCGCAGGCGTGCAGGCGATCGGCGTGGGGGTGGCCGAGTTGGACCGGGACCTGCCAGGCCACTGGGACGGGATCGTCTCCGCAGCCCGGCGACTCGTCGCCACCGGGGCGGACAGCATCTGTCTCGGCTGCTCGGCCCTCGGGCCGGTTGCGGACGTGCTGTCGGCGGAGCTGGGGGTGCCGGTGCTGGACGCGGTGCCGATAGCGGTGTTGGCGGCCCGGGCCGAGGTCGTGACACGGGCAGGATCCGAGGTCTGA
- a CDS encoding type II secretion system F family protein — protein MTALVALCGGLLAVGTLLVVAGFLPREVPPPVRSATRTVAPARSLPERWATLTRRPPGAAGRRRDARLLAGCLGGVVAYALTGWVVWLAIVPLAVIALPYLLADPPAPTIERLGALDRWIHSLVATLPTGQSIGDAIRTSRRTAPALLSPHLDRVVRRLDQRWTVRDALREMADGLAVPEADAVLAALGLAAHRGGTGATATLEALSGSLQQILAALREIEAERAKPRIVVRQVTAITLGMLGIALVFGRDFFAPYATGLGQLLLLGLVAAYLGSLAMMRRLTRPRPRQRILTGALS, from the coding sequence ATGACCGCCCTGGTCGCGCTGTGCGGCGGGCTACTGGCCGTGGGCACCCTGCTGGTCGTCGCGGGGTTCCTTCCGCGGGAGGTGCCCCCGCCCGTTCGGTCCGCCACGCGTACGGTCGCCCCGGCGCGGAGCCTGCCCGAGCGGTGGGCGACCCTGACCCGGCGTCCCCCGGGCGCGGCCGGGCGGCGCCGGGACGCCCGCCTGCTCGCCGGGTGCCTCGGCGGCGTCGTGGCGTACGCCCTCACCGGCTGGGTGGTGTGGTTGGCGATCGTTCCGCTGGCGGTGATCGCCCTGCCCTACCTCCTCGCCGACCCCCCGGCGCCGACGATCGAACGGCTCGGCGCTCTGGACCGGTGGATACACAGTCTCGTCGCCACCCTGCCGACCGGCCAGTCGATCGGTGACGCCATCCGGACCTCCCGGCGGACCGCCCCCGCACTGCTGTCGCCGCACCTCGATCGGGTCGTCAGGCGCCTCGACCAGCGCTGGACCGTCCGGGACGCGCTGCGGGAGATGGCCGACGGTCTGGCCGTCCCGGAGGCGGACGCCGTCCTCGCAGCCCTCGGCCTGGCCGCCCACCGTGGCGGCACCGGCGCGACGGCGACCCTCGAGGCGCTGTCCGGCTCGCTCCAGCAGATCCTGGCGGCCCTGCGCGAGATCGAGGCGGAACGCGCCAAGCCACGGATCGTGGTCCGCCAGGTCACCGCGATCACCCTCGGCATGCTGGGGATCGCCCTGGTCTTCGGCCGCGACTTCTTCGCCCCGTACGCCACCGGTCTGGGCCAGCTCCTGTTGCTCGGACTGGTCGCCGCCTACCTCGGTTCGCTGGCGATGATGCGACGACTGACCCGGCCCCGGCCGCGCCAGCGGATCCTGACCGGAGCCCTCTCGTGA
- a CDS encoding isopenicillin N synthase family dioxygenase encodes MRDPLPTATDTTEVLDQADIPVIALDGLDSPDQEVRRALGARIDEANRHVGFLVVSDHGVPQRLIDDMHDVCEEFFALPEHLKQPVHQPAPETSRGWMEPHARSLAGKRTGDYVEYFAIGSPEAIGEGVFDHVNLWPAGQDRFRAVWTAYYRQMERVATTLLKGFALGLGLAEDWFDASCAKHCSVLFANGFPPVSDLAVPGSVRLGEHTDYGSLTILYRNERPSGLQVRQEGQWRLVPDIPGTFVVNIGDLMARWTDDRWVSTLHRVANPPAPSLGERRLSIPFFHQPDPDALIEAIPTCIGESGAKYPPITSGDNYLLKTRRSLAAA; translated from the coding sequence ATGCGTGACCCCCTGCCCACTGCGACCGACACCACCGAAGTCCTCGACCAGGCCGACATCCCGGTGATCGCCCTCGACGGCCTCGACTCTCCCGACCAGGAGGTCCGCCGCGCCCTCGGTGCCCGGATCGATGAGGCCAATCGCCACGTCGGCTTCCTCGTCGTCTCCGACCACGGTGTCCCGCAGCGACTGATCGACGACATGCATGACGTGTGCGAGGAGTTCTTCGCTCTTCCGGAGCACCTCAAGCAACCCGTCCACCAGCCCGCACCGGAGACCAGCCGCGGCTGGATGGAGCCGCACGCCCGGTCGTTGGCCGGCAAACGGACTGGGGACTACGTCGAGTACTTTGCGATCGGCTCCCCCGAGGCCATCGGCGAGGGGGTCTTCGATCACGTCAATCTGTGGCCGGCGGGCCAGGATCGGTTCCGGGCGGTGTGGACCGCGTACTACCGGCAGATGGAGCGGGTCGCCACCACTCTGCTGAAGGGGTTCGCACTGGGCCTGGGCCTGGCCGAGGACTGGTTCGACGCCTCCTGTGCCAAGCACTGTTCGGTGCTTTTCGCGAACGGCTTCCCGCCGGTCAGCGACCTCGCTGTGCCCGGCTCGGTGCGACTCGGCGAGCACACCGACTACGGCAGCCTGACCATCCTCTATCGCAACGAGCGGCCGAGCGGGCTGCAGGTGCGCCAGGAGGGACAGTGGCGCCTGGTGCCCGACATTCCGGGCACTTTCGTGGTCAACATCGGTGACCTGATGGCCCGGTGGACCGACGACCGGTGGGTCTCCACGCTGCACCGGGTTGCGAACCCGCCGGCTCCGTCGCTGGGCGAGCGCCGGCTGTCGATCCCGTTCTTCCACCAACCCGACCCGGACGCCCTGATCGAGGCGATCCCGACCTGCATCGGCGAGTCCGGTGCGAAGTATCCCCCGATCACCTCGGGGGACAACTACCTGCTAAAGACCCGCCGATCCCTCGCGGCGGCCTGA
- a CDS encoding type II secretion system F family protein, with protein MTAPAWTLLVALLGAAIGVGCVALVRGLRPPIPALKDGLALLDTAPAAAAEQDPVGPASAAGAARGSLLDRLGRWLAAHPFTPLPAAQRRALDARGVPVPEFMSEKAAYALIGAVTPGVLAGCIGFFADWTLMVPVGVALAGAVLGWFVPDLTLQQRAPAIREDLAEALFTFFDLVTLERLANRSATQALAAAAAVSDAPLFLQIRAALERARLEQRPPYAQLRTLGTHLDLPELADIADVMQLEESGASLTGALRARVRELRDAHLSARKIAAAKVSEQMTVFMVIPSMVFALVFLVPPLLRLTGAGGAP; from the coding sequence GTGACCGCCCCCGCCTGGACCTTGCTGGTCGCCCTGCTGGGGGCCGCCATCGGCGTGGGCTGCGTCGCTCTGGTCCGAGGCCTCCGCCCGCCGATCCCGGCACTGAAGGACGGGCTGGCACTGCTCGACACCGCCCCTGCCGCGGCGGCGGAACAGGATCCGGTCGGCCCGGCGTCCGCCGCCGGCGCCGCCAGGGGATCGCTCCTGGACCGGCTCGGCCGGTGGCTGGCGGCCCACCCGTTCACCCCACTTCCGGCCGCGCAACGCCGTGCTCTCGATGCCCGCGGCGTCCCGGTGCCCGAGTTCATGTCCGAGAAAGCGGCGTACGCGCTGATCGGAGCGGTGACCCCTGGCGTCCTCGCCGGGTGTATCGGCTTCTTCGCCGACTGGACCCTGATGGTGCCGGTCGGGGTCGCGTTGGCGGGCGCCGTGCTGGGCTGGTTCGTGCCCGACCTGACGCTGCAGCAGCGGGCTCCGGCGATCCGTGAGGACCTGGCGGAGGCACTGTTCACCTTCTTCGACCTGGTCACCCTGGAGCGGCTGGCCAACCGGTCGGCGACGCAGGCACTCGCCGCTGCCGCGGCGGTCTCTGACGCACCGCTGTTCCTGCAGATCCGGGCCGCCCTGGAGCGGGCCCGGCTGGAGCAGCGCCCCCCGTACGCCCAGCTGCGGACGCTCGGCACCCACCTGGACCTGCCCGAGCTCGCCGACATCGCCGACGTGATGCAGCTGGAGGAGTCCGGCGCCTCCCTTACCGGCGCGCTCCGCGCCCGGGTCCGCGAGCTGCGCGACGCGCACCTGAGCGCGCGGAAGATCGCGGCGGCGAAGGTGTCCGAACAGATGACCGTCTTCATGGTCATCCCGTCGATGGTCTTCGCCCTCGTCTTCCTCGTACCTCCGTTGCTCCGCCTGACCGGCGCCGGAGGTGCCCCATGA
- a CDS encoding nuclear transport factor 2 family protein, whose amino-acid sequence MTPEPTLAALLARLDRVEAHQAVADLMSSYINACDLAKDIDRIVEHFTPDAVWEGVGRNIEFGTWQGREAIAANFRGVQERQPFTYHYLTNQEIRVADDALSATGRWLCFEPSTIREGTLPVWIGLAYDNTFVRDGDQWFISHLAVDTLFATPYDKGWGVEMFTPVTAPKEPSHA is encoded by the coding sequence ATGACCCCCGAGCCCACCCTCGCCGCCCTGCTGGCCCGGCTGGACCGGGTCGAGGCGCATCAAGCGGTCGCCGACCTGATGTCGTCCTACATCAACGCCTGCGACCTGGCCAAGGACATCGACCGGATCGTCGAGCACTTCACCCCCGACGCGGTCTGGGAGGGCGTCGGCCGCAACATCGAATTCGGCACCTGGCAGGGCCGCGAGGCGATCGCCGCGAACTTCCGAGGCGTCCAGGAGCGCCAGCCCTTCACCTACCACTACCTGACCAACCAGGAGATCCGGGTCGCCGATGACGCCCTGTCCGCGACCGGACGATGGCTCTGCTTCGAGCCGTCGACCATCCGGGAGGGAACCCTGCCGGTGTGGATCGGCCTGGCGTACGACAACACCTTCGTCCGTGACGGGGACCAGTGGTTCATCTCCCACCTGGCCGTCGACACCCTCTTCGCCACCCCGTACGACAAGGGCTGGGGTGTCGAGATGTTCACCCCGGTCACCGCACCCAAGGAGCCGAGCCATGCGTGA
- a CDS encoding TadE/TadG family type IV pilus assembly protein — translation MSPVSGRPWSVSRSDRGAVALELVVLVPALMMLIGLVVGGARIWTARATVDEAAHRAARTATVLSDARASAGAAEETARANLTDVPCRDTTVAVDAAALHRPPGTPGTVRVTVGCTVALGDLILPGLPGELTLQAGAASVVDRYRGR, via the coding sequence ATGAGCCCGGTGAGCGGTCGTCCGTGGTCGGTGTCGCGGTCGGACCGCGGTGCCGTCGCCCTCGAGCTGGTCGTCCTGGTGCCGGCCCTGATGATGCTGATCGGGCTGGTCGTCGGCGGTGCGCGGATCTGGACCGCCCGGGCGACGGTCGACGAGGCCGCCCACCGGGCGGCGCGGACCGCCACCGTGCTGTCCGACGCCCGTGCCTCCGCCGGGGCCGCTGAGGAGACGGCCCGGGCCAACCTCACCGACGTGCCCTGCCGGGACACGACGGTGGCCGTCGACGCGGCCGCCCTGCACCGCCCGCCCGGGACCCCTGGCACGGTCCGGGTGACGGTCGGCTGCACAGTGGCCCTCGGCGACCTGATCCTGCCGGGGCTGCCCGGCGAACTGACCCTGCAGGCGGGCGCCGCCAGTGTCGTGGACCGGTATCGGGGGCGATGA
- a CDS encoding SAF domain-containing protein, whose amino-acid sequence MLPLRTPTPSTPPAPDPSAGSTRTVQSTGVAARPRGVPVGRPLSAVRRRRPRWILAGLLAMVIGALGSVVLWTQVADTSSVLRLNRTVYRGEIIRAQDLSPVTVGRLNGLDALPADAVGTVVGQPARTDIAEGSLLTGASVGREDLPTGTAVVGLRLAEGRVPRIPLDPGSSVLLVEAGPEPTGTAGGNRAFRAEIHRPVETSYDQVAVLVDVAVARRDAEEVARLAAADRIVLVRGS is encoded by the coding sequence ATGTTGCCCCTCAGGACCCCCACCCCGTCCACCCCGCCCGCGCCCGACCCGTCCGCCGGGTCCACCCGGACCGTGCAGTCGACGGGCGTGGCTGCGCGGCCGCGTGGCGTCCCCGTCGGGCGGCCGCTGTCGGCGGTGCGCCGGCGCCGGCCACGCTGGATCCTCGCCGGGCTGCTCGCCATGGTGATCGGCGCACTGGGATCCGTGGTGTTGTGGACCCAGGTGGCCGACACCTCCTCCGTCCTGCGACTCAACCGGACGGTCTACCGCGGCGAGATCATCCGGGCCCAGGACCTCAGCCCGGTCACCGTCGGACGACTCAACGGGCTCGACGCGCTGCCCGCGGACGCCGTCGGCACCGTCGTCGGCCAGCCCGCTCGCACCGACATCGCCGAAGGCAGCCTGCTGACCGGCGCCTCCGTCGGTCGGGAGGACCTGCCGACCGGCACGGCGGTCGTCGGGCTCCGGCTGGCGGAGGGCCGGGTGCCGCGGATCCCGCTCGATCCGGGCTCGTCGGTGCTGCTGGTGGAGGCAGGCCCCGAGCCGACCGGCACCGCCGGCGGGAACCGGGCGTTCCGGGCGGAGATCCACCGCCCCGTCGAGACCAGCTACGACCAGGTGGCCGTGCTGGTCGACGTCGCGGTCGCCCGCCGCGACGCCGAGGAGGTCGCGCGGCTGGCCGCGGCCGACCGGATCGTTCTGGTCAGGGGGAGCTGA
- a CDS encoding TadE/TadG family type IV pilus assembly protein has protein sequence MIPAGGRAPDQRGLTEGLQWALLWPVVMLLVLGTVQLGVWWHARLTLGAAAATAADLLSVEGANTTSAEAAALRVAASGGVESVTVSARRGPRQVDVVVRGTAPLVIDLGLSRLEVTATAPRELAR, from the coding sequence CTGATCCCCGCCGGTGGGCGGGCCCCCGACCAGCGCGGGCTCACCGAGGGTCTGCAGTGGGCGCTGCTGTGGCCGGTGGTGATGCTGCTCGTGCTCGGCACCGTGCAGCTGGGGGTCTGGTGGCACGCCCGCCTCACCCTCGGCGCCGCGGCCGCGACCGCCGCCGACCTGCTGAGCGTGGAGGGAGCGAACACCACCTCGGCGGAAGCGGCGGCCCTCCGAGTGGCGGCGTCCGGCGGTGTCGAGTCCGTCACCGTCAGCGCCCGCCGCGGACCCCGGCAGGTCGACGTCGTGGTGCGTGGCACGGCCCCGCTGGTCATCGATCTGGGCCTGTCCCGGCTCGAGGTCACCGCCACCGCACCCCGGGAGCTGGCCCGATGA